A genomic stretch from Kribbella jejuensis includes:
- a CDS encoding carbohydrate ABC transporter permease, with amino-acid sequence MTETRQQPETATGRAGPVAGRSAPSWGRRGSLRRPWVGLLFVAPMLALFGVFRFLPALGALFLSLTDYRLSGQWTFVALDNYTRLFSDQLFHQTLLVTLTYTVIFVPLTVLLSLGTAVLLQQVVWKRGFFRGVFFLPYVTSIVLAAVIWKWIYDAQDGLLNAVLGLVSIGPIDFLNQSGTVLPSIAVTSAWKGFGYSMLILLAGLQSVPKSYLEAAMIDGAGSWQRFRYITLPQLRPVLFFVLVIETIGAFQVFDAMYVMTGGGPVRSSYSLVYFLYDSGFKYFDFGYASAIGLVLFLIVLIVSLVQRRLVGRDD; translated from the coding sequence TTGACCGAGACCCGGCAGCAGCCGGAGACGGCCACGGGCCGGGCGGGGCCCGTGGCCGGCCGGTCCGCGCCGTCCTGGGGGCGGCGCGGATCGCTCCGGCGGCCGTGGGTCGGGCTGCTGTTCGTCGCGCCGATGCTGGCACTGTTCGGAGTGTTCAGGTTCCTGCCGGCCCTCGGCGCGCTGTTCCTCAGCCTGACCGACTACCGGCTCAGCGGCCAATGGACATTCGTTGCACTCGACAACTACACGCGACTGTTCTCGGACCAACTGTTCCACCAGACGTTGCTGGTGACGCTGACGTACACGGTGATCTTCGTACCGCTCACCGTGCTGCTGTCGCTCGGTACCGCCGTACTGCTGCAGCAGGTGGTGTGGAAGCGCGGGTTCTTCCGCGGTGTGTTCTTCCTGCCGTACGTGACCAGCATCGTGCTCGCCGCGGTGATCTGGAAGTGGATCTACGACGCGCAGGACGGTCTGCTGAACGCGGTCCTCGGGCTGGTGTCGATCGGTCCGATCGACTTCCTCAACCAGTCCGGCACGGTGCTCCCGTCGATCGCGGTGACGTCGGCGTGGAAGGGCTTCGGGTACTCGATGTTGATCCTGCTCGCGGGCCTGCAGTCCGTGCCGAAGTCGTACCTGGAGGCGGCGATGATCGACGGTGCGGGGAGCTGGCAACGGTTCCGGTACATCACGTTGCCGCAGCTGCGGCCGGTGCTGTTCTTCGTGCTGGTGATCGAGACCATCGGGGCGTTCCAGGTCTTCGACGCGATGTATGTGATGACCGGCGGCGGGCCGGTGCGGTCCAGCTACTCGCTCGTGTACTTCCTGTACGACAGCGGTTTCAAGTACTTCGACTTCGGCTACGCCAGCGCGATCGGCCTGGTGCTGTTCCTGATCGTGCTGATCGTCTCGCTCGTCCAGCGCCGGCTCGTCGGGAGGGACGACTGA
- a CDS encoding MFS transporter, with amino-acid sequence MTALTGNTSTRPGRWAVVCVAQFVVVLDATIVTTALPRIGADLHFAAGTLPWVFTAYTIVLAGLLVLGGRTADVAGSRRVFRWGLGLFSAASLACALAWSPASLVVARLFQGAGAALLSPAALAALSDALPPDAARRALGWWTAAGAAGGASGWFVGGLITQVAGWRWVFAVNVPLGIVALLWSLRSLPSHGTTTRIATLDLPGACTATAGIGMTALGLSKVAGDPSAWTGWAALAIAVLLLLTFLRIERSSRQPLVPLGFARTPGVLGGNLTAAAVTGATSPAMVTVALYVQDTLRLPPALAGLIFPLFNLAVIGGSLLGPRVIHVLGVRRTLVIGFLGIAVGVLLLIPLPPQGLPLALLSSGFGVMGVGLGLASVASTTAGTAYVRQADRGLAAGVLNSSAQLGTSLGLALAGPVVAAGGPMTGYRTAYLLGVAVAVAGAVAGLTAPRSIRTGGELG; translated from the coding sequence ATGACGGCTTTGACCGGAAACACCTCGACCCGACCGGGCCGCTGGGCGGTCGTCTGCGTGGCCCAGTTCGTGGTCGTGCTCGACGCGACGATCGTCACCACGGCACTGCCCCGGATCGGCGCGGACCTGCATTTCGCCGCGGGCACCCTGCCGTGGGTGTTCACGGCGTACACGATCGTGCTGGCCGGCCTGCTGGTCCTCGGCGGTCGCACAGCGGACGTGGCCGGCTCCCGGCGCGTCTTCCGCTGGGGGCTCGGGCTGTTCTCCGCCGCCTCACTGGCCTGCGCGCTCGCCTGGTCCCCGGCATCGCTCGTCGTGGCTCGCCTGTTCCAAGGCGCCGGCGCCGCACTCCTCTCCCCGGCCGCACTCGCCGCACTGTCCGACGCGCTGCCCCCGGACGCCGCGCGCCGCGCGCTGGGCTGGTGGACAGCCGCCGGAGCTGCCGGCGGGGCGAGCGGCTGGTTCGTGGGCGGCCTGATCACCCAGGTGGCCGGCTGGCGCTGGGTGTTCGCTGTGAACGTCCCGCTCGGCATCGTCGCCCTGCTCTGGAGCCTGCGCAGCCTTCCGAGCCACGGCACAACCACGCGCATTGCGACCCTCGATCTCCCGGGAGCCTGCACAGCCACCGCAGGCATCGGCATGACAGCGCTCGGCCTGTCGAAGGTCGCCGGCGATCCGTCTGCCTGGACCGGTTGGGCGGCCCTCGCCATCGCCGTCCTGCTGCTTCTCACCTTCCTGCGCATCGAGCGGTCGTCGCGTCAGCCCCTGGTTCCGCTCGGCTTCGCCCGGACGCCGGGCGTGCTGGGCGGCAACCTCACCGCGGCGGCCGTGACCGGTGCGACCAGCCCCGCGATGGTCACCGTCGCCCTGTACGTACAGGACACGCTCAGACTGCCGCCCGCGCTGGCCGGCCTGATCTTCCCGCTCTTCAACCTCGCGGTCATCGGAGGCTCCCTGCTCGGACCGCGCGTGATCCACGTTCTCGGCGTACGACGAACGCTCGTCATCGGCTTCCTCGGCATCGCGGTGGGCGTACTACTGCTGATCCCGCTCCCACCCCAAGGTCTCCCGCTGGCCCTGCTGAGCAGCGGCTTCGGCGTGATGGGCGTCGGCCTCGGCCTGGCATCGGTGGCATCCACGACGGCGGGTACGGCGTACGTCCGGCAAGCCGACCGCGGCTTGGCCGCCGGCGTACTCAACTCCTCGGCGCAGCTCGGGACCTCGCTCGGTCTGGCCCTCGCCGGACCGGTCGTCGCCGCCGGCGGGCCGATGACCGGGTACCGGACCGCCTACCTGCTGGGTGTCGCGGTCGCCGTGGCCGGCGCGGTCGCCGGGCTCACCGCACCGCGGTCGATCCGGACGGGAGGCGAGCTGGGTTAG
- a CDS encoding Cmx/CmrA family chloramphenicol efflux MFS transporter, translated as MPFVLYLLGLAVFAQATSEFMLSGLGPEIAQDLGVSIPAAGWLTSAFALGMIVGAPAIAVLGARWPRRRTLLVTLTVFLAVHVVGALTASFAVLLITRILAALANAGFLAIALATATSLVRPDAKGRATSVLLGGTTLACIVGVPAGAVLGASLGWRSAFWAVALISLPALIGILRSVPSRSPGPAAIARFRVSPRLAVLLLLGALVNGATFCSFTYLSPVITEVTGLGAGWVPLLLALFGLGSFAGVTVAGRYADRRDHRPVFVAGGILLLGWIAFALTASYVVPSVFLVLLQGALSFAVGSTLIAYALYAGSQSPLLTGALSTAALNTGAATGPLLGGLAITVSGFQAPLWVSAALVATALCVGQVWVRLAARRAT; from the coding sequence ATGCCTTTCGTGCTGTACCTGCTCGGCCTGGCCGTTTTCGCCCAGGCGACTTCTGAGTTCATGCTCTCCGGGCTCGGTCCGGAGATCGCCCAGGACCTGGGCGTCTCGATCCCGGCCGCCGGCTGGCTGACGTCGGCGTTCGCACTCGGGATGATCGTCGGCGCCCCGGCGATCGCGGTCCTCGGCGCCCGCTGGCCGCGGCGCCGGACCCTGCTCGTGACACTGACCGTTTTCCTCGCCGTCCACGTGGTCGGCGCACTGACCGCGAGCTTCGCCGTACTGCTCATCACCCGCATCCTCGCCGCCCTCGCGAACGCGGGCTTCCTCGCGATCGCACTGGCCACCGCGACCAGCCTGGTCCGCCCGGACGCCAAGGGTCGCGCGACCTCGGTCCTGCTCGGCGGTACGACGCTCGCGTGCATCGTCGGCGTACCGGCAGGTGCGGTGCTCGGGGCCTCGCTCGGCTGGCGGTCCGCGTTCTGGGCGGTCGCGCTGATCTCGCTGCCGGCACTGATCGGGATCCTCCGGTCCGTCCCGTCGCGTTCTCCTGGGCCTGCTGCGATCGCCCGGTTCCGCGTGTCGCCGCGGCTCGCCGTACTGCTGCTGCTCGGCGCGCTTGTGAACGGCGCTACCTTCTGCTCGTTCACGTATCTCTCGCCCGTAATCACCGAAGTCACGGGGCTCGGCGCCGGGTGGGTGCCGCTGCTGCTCGCGCTCTTCGGCCTCGGTTCGTTCGCGGGCGTGACGGTCGCGGGCCGGTACGCCGACCGCCGCGACCACCGCCCCGTTTTCGTTGCCGGAGGCATCCTCTTGCTCGGCTGGATCGCGTTCGCCCTGACAGCGTCGTACGTCGTACCGTCCGTGTTCCTCGTGCTGCTCCAGGGCGCGCTGTCGTTCGCGGTCGGCTCGACGCTGATCGCGTACGCCCTCTACGCAGGCTCCCAGTCGCCGCTCCTCACCGGCGCCCTGTCCACCGCAGCCCTCAACACCGGCGCCGCCACAGGCCCGCTCCTAGGCGGCCTCGCAATCACCGTCTCAGGCTTCCAAGCCCCCTTATGGGTCAGCGCCGCCCTAGTCGCCACCGCACTCTGCGTAGGTCAGGTGTGGGTGCGCCTGGCCGCGCGGCGGGCGACGTAG
- a CDS encoding LLM class flavin-dependent oxidoreductase: MRLGLYLNLYGTPDERPRLADAVEQAKLAEQAGFEWVVLGERHLHRPGYHEILTSMTWLAAHTSRIGIATAGIVAPLYDPVLLAETLAHIDVLSGGRLTAGFVLGYRPEEFALYGATQAERVARFEEGLEILTRLWTSDEVTYDGKFTSIAEAYLSPRPLQSPRPRLWNGGRVSAVLERTARMCDGWTSSFNELDADLPSKISEYLSYPLGPSSLGHEVILCREGYCADTSQAARAALEQPLRDLYDAYTGWKRTSTDASRYTQGWDDITARSIIGSKSQCADRLAHYTELGADGIVLRIQPPGMTQSDALRSIEAFGEML, translated from the coding sequence ATGCGGCTGGGTCTGTATCTGAACCTCTACGGCACCCCGGACGAGCGCCCGCGGCTCGCGGACGCCGTCGAACAGGCGAAGCTGGCCGAGCAGGCCGGGTTCGAGTGGGTCGTGCTCGGCGAACGGCACCTGCACCGGCCGGGGTACCACGAGATCCTCACATCGATGACCTGGCTGGCCGCGCACACCTCGCGGATCGGGATTGCGACGGCGGGGATCGTGGCGCCGCTGTACGACCCGGTGCTGCTGGCGGAGACGCTGGCGCATATCGACGTACTGTCCGGTGGGCGGCTGACTGCTGGGTTCGTGCTCGGGTACCGGCCGGAGGAGTTCGCGCTGTACGGCGCGACGCAGGCGGAGCGGGTCGCGCGGTTCGAGGAGGGGCTGGAGATCCTCACCCGGCTGTGGACGTCCGACGAGGTGACGTACGACGGGAAGTTCACGTCGATCGCCGAGGCCTACCTGTCGCCACGACCGTTGCAGTCGCCGCGCCCGCGGTTGTGGAACGGCGGCCGGGTGTCCGCCGTACTGGAACGCACCGCGCGGATGTGCGACGGCTGGACGAGCTCCTTCAACGAACTGGACGCCGACCTACCGTCGAAGATCTCCGAATACCTGTCGTATCCGCTGGGCCCGTCGTCGCTGGGCCACGAGGTCATCCTGTGCCGCGAAGGCTACTGCGCCGACACGTCCCAGGCGGCCCGCGCGGCGTTGGAGCAACCCCTGCGCGACCTGTACGACGCCTACACCGGCTGGAAACGGACGTCGACAGACGCCTCCCGCTACACCCAAGGCTGGGACGACATCACCGCCCGCAGCATCATCGGTTCCAAGTCCCAATGCGCCGACCGCCTGGCCCACTACACAGAACTAGGAGCCGACGGCATCGTCCTCCGCATCCAACCCCCCGGGATGACCCAATCCGACGCCCTCAGGTCCATCGAGGCTTTCGGAGAGATGTTGTAG
- a CDS encoding PIN domain-containing protein: MIVRPHSILLDSEALSALAAGERRMHAWATVARRTDSILYTSTITLAEVTDGTARDVAVRRTAKAVRLEPVSEPIGYQAGALRAGAAARRRKPRDLTVDAVVAATALMLPPPVVVLTSDQSDLRLLLTGTPVLVEQIG; encoded by the coding sequence GTGATCGTTCGCCCACACTCGATATTGCTCGATTCCGAGGCGCTGTCCGCTCTCGCTGCCGGCGAACGTCGTATGCACGCGTGGGCGACGGTCGCCCGGCGAACGGACTCGATCCTCTATACCTCGACCATCACACTCGCAGAGGTCACGGACGGCACCGCTCGCGACGTTGCGGTACGTCGTACCGCGAAGGCTGTGCGGCTGGAACCGGTCAGCGAGCCGATCGGCTACCAGGCAGGTGCGCTTCGCGCCGGTGCAGCGGCGCGCAGGCGAAAGCCTCGCGACCTGACCGTGGACGCGGTCGTCGCGGCGACCGCACTCATGCTCCCCCCTCCGGTTGTCGTCCTCACCTCCGACCAGAGTGATCTACGGCTCTTGTTGACGGGGACGCCAGTGCTGGTCGAGCAGATCGGCTGA
- a CDS encoding CGNR zinc finger domain-containing protein, which translates to METPELPAGIRELPVVGGDLALDFANTVDDPLGPERHDHIADYHGLLWWSLRVGILTEQDADRLLLRAAPRRTAPVLRRAHQLRTAINLAAGAVADGSVGVDVLPGWGVLRGVAGEALGECELVQLRPVWGFEAVESPLWPVGLAAYELLTGPRARRIKRCAGCPWLFLDQSKNGSRRWCSMDICGTDEKMRRYVARRAARRTHT; encoded by the coding sequence ATGGAAACACCTGAACTGCCGGCCGGGATCCGCGAACTGCCCGTCGTCGGTGGAGACCTTGCGCTGGATTTCGCGAACACGGTCGACGACCCACTCGGCCCGGAACGACACGACCACATCGCCGACTACCACGGCCTGCTGTGGTGGTCGCTGCGCGTCGGCATCCTCACCGAACAAGATGCGGACCGCCTGCTCCTACGCGCGGCCCCCCGACGAACAGCACCAGTCCTCCGCCGCGCCCACCAGTTGCGCACGGCAATCAACCTCGCCGCCGGTGCAGTGGCTGACGGCTCTGTGGGGGTTGATGTGCTGCCGGGGTGGGGGGTGTTGCGCGGAGTGGCGGGGGAGGCGCTGGGGGAGTGTGAGTTGGTGCAGCTGCGGCCGGTGTGGGGGTTTGAGGCTGTGGAGTCGCCGTTGTGGCCGGTGGGGTTGGCGGCGTACGAGTTGTTGACCGGTCCGCGGGCGCGCCGGATCAAGCGGTGCGCCGGCTGCCCGTGGCTGTTCCTCGACCAGTCGAAGAACGGCAGCCGGCGCTGGTGCTCGATGGACATCTGCGGCACGGACGAGAAGATGCGCCGCTACGTCGCCCGCCGCGCGGCCAGGCGCACCCACACCTGA
- a CDS encoding CopG family transcriptional regulator: MSTPAGIEKHSVTMPAATSEGVRARVGARGFSAYVAGAVARQLERDALDDTLARIEAEHGPVDEQEVAAIMGRLTA; this comes from the coding sequence ATGAGTACTCCGGCCGGGATTGAGAAGCACTCCGTCACGATGCCTGCGGCAACCTCCGAGGGTGTACGCGCCCGCGTCGGTGCCCGCGGGTTCTCCGCGTATGTCGCCGGAGCCGTAGCGCGCCAGTTGGAGCGCGACGCCCTGGATGACACCTTGGCTCGGATCGAGGCCGAGCACGGCCCGGTCGACGAGCAAGAGGTAGCAGCGATCATGGGTCGGCTGACCGCGTGA
- a CDS encoding mandelate racemase/muconate lactonizing enzyme family protein → MSLAAEPAELPDRTAVAAPISAVKTRVVSARYRRPFRISSGVSTELISLVVEVHTADGAVGIGETSPMTAYTGETLAGVQAAIEEHLAPALVGRDPLDRAGAHVVMDAVLRGQQVAKSGLDIALFDLAGRLSGWPVHALLGGSVRDRVETTWVVGLGTLDEMAAEAAEYAARGFRHLKVKGGQDPAKDLELVRAVRAAIPADAELCLDANEGYDATTALPYLARMSAAGLTLLEQPLPRWDLTGLVRLRDRLDVRVMVDESMHSLHDALEIARRGAADVLNIKILKVGGLHRALQIAAVAEAAGLAVKVGSMPELGVATLAAVHLAAAVPGATVAADLVGPLMVDEDPLAPTVFADCDGWIDVPKRPGLGHDL, encoded by the coding sequence ATGAGTCTTGCAGCAGAACCGGCCGAGTTGCCGGACCGGACAGCGGTGGCGGCGCCGATCAGCGCGGTCAAGACCCGGGTGGTGAGCGCGCGGTACCGTCGGCCGTTCCGGATCAGCAGCGGGGTCAGCACCGAGCTGATCAGCCTGGTCGTCGAGGTGCACACCGCGGACGGCGCGGTCGGGATCGGCGAGACGTCCCCGATGACGGCGTACACCGGTGAGACGCTGGCCGGGGTCCAGGCCGCGATCGAGGAGCATCTGGCGCCGGCCCTGGTCGGTCGCGACCCGCTCGACCGGGCCGGCGCGCACGTGGTGATGGACGCCGTACTGCGCGGCCAGCAGGTCGCGAAGTCCGGGCTGGACATCGCGCTCTTCGACCTCGCGGGACGGCTCAGCGGCTGGCCCGTGCACGCCCTGCTCGGCGGCAGCGTCCGCGATCGGGTGGAGACCACCTGGGTCGTCGGCCTCGGAACGCTCGACGAGATGGCGGCCGAGGCCGCGGAGTACGCCGCCCGTGGGTTCCGGCACCTGAAGGTCAAGGGCGGTCAGGACCCCGCGAAGGACCTCGAACTGGTCCGCGCGGTCCGCGCCGCGATCCCCGCCGACGCCGAGCTGTGCCTGGACGCCAACGAGGGGTACGACGCCACGACCGCGCTCCCGTACCTCGCCCGGATGAGCGCGGCGGGCCTCACGTTGCTCGAGCAGCCGCTGCCGCGCTGGGACCTGACCGGACTCGTCCGCCTCCGCGACCGCCTCGACGTCCGGGTGATGGTCGACGAGAGCATGCATTCGCTGCACGACGCGCTGGAGATCGCCCGCCGCGGTGCCGCCGACGTACTGAACATCAAGATCCTGAAGGTCGGCGGCCTGCACCGGGCGTTGCAGATCGCCGCGGTCGCCGAGGCCGCCGGGCTCGCCGTGAAGGTAGGCTCGATGCCGGAGCTGGGCGTGGCCACGCTGGCGGCCGTTCACCTGGCCGCCGCCGTTCCGGGTGCGACCGTCGCGGCCGACCTGGTGGGCCCGCTGATGGTCGACGAGGACCCGCTGGCCCCGACCGTTTTCGCCGATTGCGACGGCTGGATCGACGTACCGAAGCGGCCCGGTCTCGGCCACGACCTGTGA
- a CDS encoding cold-shock protein, producing MVRGTVKWFNADKGYGFLAVEGQDDVFVHWSKIVSDGYKTLEDGQQVDFQIVEGPKGREADAVTPV from the coding sequence ATGGTGCGCGGCACCGTGAAGTGGTTCAACGCCGACAAGGGGTACGGCTTCCTGGCCGTCGAGGGTCAGGACGACGTGTTCGTGCACTGGAGCAAGATCGTCTCCGACGGGTACAAGACGCTCGAGGACGGCCAGCAGGTCGACTTCCAGATCGTCGAAGGCCCCAAGGGCCGCGAGGCCGACGCGGTCACTCCGGTCTGA
- a CDS encoding sugar ABC transporter substrate-binding protein, which yields MKSTVRRIAAPLTALVLAVALSSCGGDGSGSSDSKKSITLWMYPVIGDQAASDTYWKKVETDFEAANSGIDLKIEAQPWANREEKVSAAFSGKKGPDVLLMIPDQIPQYVKNGSLEPVDDVVAPDKDKFLPAALPGLTVDGKVYGAPIYHTVTTTMYNKTILTKAGISKPPETWDEIKAAAPKIKAAGFSTLDYSASPEASLNLNFYPLLWQAGGKVFADDGKSVAFNQAPGLEALTFLKTLWDEGAIPKSALSNANVIADQPFGKGQVAMAMTSTPADAGAVAKTWGDGNVEIGAPLTGKKQVGFGLPGGLVLNAASGNKDAAKKFLSFMIQPAQLEGLSKASGFYSPRTDVKVAAANPTAAKFADALQYAVPGEPNPAARQVMSYLATEIQAVLTGKKQPQQALDDAAKQADDLLSRQR from the coding sequence ATGAAATCCACTGTCCGCCGCATCGCGGCACCACTCACGGCGCTGGTACTGGCGGTCGCGCTCAGTTCCTGCGGCGGCGACGGCTCCGGCTCGTCGGACTCCAAGAAGAGCATCACGCTCTGGATGTACCCGGTGATCGGCGACCAGGCAGCCAGCGACACGTACTGGAAGAAGGTCGAGACCGACTTCGAGGCGGCCAACTCAGGCATCGACCTCAAGATCGAGGCGCAGCCGTGGGCGAACCGCGAGGAGAAGGTCTCGGCCGCGTTCTCCGGCAAGAAGGGCCCGGACGTCCTGCTGATGATCCCGGACCAGATCCCGCAGTACGTGAAGAACGGCTCGCTGGAGCCGGTCGACGACGTGGTCGCGCCGGACAAGGACAAGTTCCTGCCGGCCGCACTGCCGGGCCTCACGGTCGACGGCAAGGTGTACGGCGCTCCGATCTACCACACCGTCACCACGACGATGTACAACAAGACGATCCTGACCAAGGCCGGGATCAGCAAGCCGCCGGAGACCTGGGACGAGATCAAGGCCGCCGCGCCGAAGATCAAGGCGGCCGGGTTCTCCACGCTGGACTACTCCGCCTCGCCGGAGGCCTCGCTGAACCTCAACTTCTACCCGCTGCTCTGGCAGGCCGGCGGCAAGGTGTTCGCCGACGACGGCAAGTCGGTCGCCTTCAACCAGGCGCCCGGCCTCGAGGCGTTGACCTTCCTCAAGACGCTGTGGGACGAGGGTGCGATCCCGAAGAGCGCGCTCAGCAACGCGAACGTGATCGCCGACCAGCCGTTCGGCAAGGGCCAGGTCGCGATGGCGATGACCAGCACGCCGGCCGACGCCGGCGCGGTCGCGAAGACCTGGGGCGACGGGAACGTCGAGATCGGCGCCCCGCTGACCGGCAAGAAGCAGGTCGGGTTCGGTCTGCCGGGCGGTCTGGTGCTGAACGCCGCGTCGGGCAACAAGGACGCCGCGAAGAAGTTCCTGTCGTTCATGATCCAGCCCGCGCAACTCGAGGGCCTGAGCAAGGCGTCGGGGTTCTACAGCCCGCGCACCGACGTCAAGGTGGCGGCCGCGAACCCGACCGCGGCGAAGTTCGCCGACGCCCTGCAGTACGCAGTACCGGGTGAACCGAATCCGGCCGCGCGCCAGGTGATGTCGTACCTGGCGACCGAGATCCAGGCGGTGCTGACCGGGAAGAAGCAGCCGCAGCAGGCGCTGGACGACGCGGCGAAGCAAGCCGACGACCTGCTGTCGAGACAGCGTTGA
- a CDS encoding L-histidine N(alpha)-methyltransferase, with protein MADPVPVIRKLEHALADDDFAWSMLLVGEDQADKLATLTADLRGPFSATGDGKRITSGFSYWGIAPTIAWANATNDPFYLVMKVGTESFLRHWRKLLPKVQNGGFHLVSLGIGTGVKDRTILGDMRRNNPDMYYIPVDMSSEMLRMGTLEPVRGARFPVSQVLPVQLDFSIEDNMDELGQMLARLVGDDPILFTLTGNTLANFENDEELLDTLTRALRPQDRLLLEVASTTRLDQETADAAADEYHQTRAFAEFVTSALRYNTDLKISNELVRFVGEVEDDDALLVKILWRNDTGEEIRMELPDHTEVVLPVGDTIRLYTTRKYSTARLKRLTEACKLTPIEAIQSQFRYARRANPFGLELLLLAPEAAGEATHTLADDIWSV; from the coding sequence GTGGCCGATCCGGTACCGGTGATCCGGAAGCTCGAGCATGCGCTGGCCGACGACGACTTCGCCTGGTCGATGCTGCTCGTCGGCGAGGACCAGGCGGACAAGCTGGCCACGCTGACCGCCGATCTGCGCGGGCCGTTCTCGGCGACCGGTGACGGCAAGCGGATCACGTCGGGCTTCTCGTACTGGGGTATCGCACCGACGATCGCCTGGGCGAACGCCACCAACGACCCGTTCTACCTGGTGATGAAGGTCGGCACCGAGTCGTTCCTGCGGCACTGGCGCAAGCTGTTGCCGAAGGTGCAGAACGGCGGCTTCCACCTGGTCAGCCTCGGGATCGGCACCGGCGTCAAGGACCGGACGATCCTCGGCGACATGCGCCGCAACAACCCGGACATGTATTACATCCCGGTCGACATGAGCTCGGAGATGCTGCGGATGGGCACCCTCGAGCCCGTCCGCGGTGCCCGGTTCCCGGTGTCCCAAGTGCTGCCGGTGCAGCTCGACTTCTCGATCGAGGACAACATGGACGAGCTCGGCCAGATGCTGGCCCGGCTGGTCGGTGACGACCCGATCCTGTTCACGCTGACCGGCAACACGCTGGCCAACTTCGAGAACGACGAGGAGCTGCTCGACACACTCACCCGGGCGCTGCGGCCGCAGGACCGGCTGCTGCTCGAGGTCGCCAGTACGACGCGACTCGACCAGGAGACCGCCGACGCGGCCGCGGACGAGTACCACCAGACCCGTGCCTTCGCGGAGTTCGTGACCAGCGCCCTGCGGTACAACACCGACCTCAAGATCAGCAACGAACTGGTGCGGTTCGTCGGCGAGGTCGAGGACGACGACGCGCTGCTGGTCAAGATCCTCTGGCGCAACGACACCGGCGAAGAGATCCGGATGGAGCTGCCCGACCACACCGAGGTGGTGCTCCCGGTCGGCGACACGATCCGGCTCTACACCACCCGGAAGTACTCCACCGCCCGGCTCAAGCGGCTCACCGAGGCCTGCAAGCTGACCCCGATCGAGGCGATCCAGTCCCAGTTCCGCTACGCCCGCCGGGCGAACCCGTTCGGCCTGGAGCTGTTGCTGCTCGCACCGGAGGCGGCCGGCGAGGCCACGCACACCCTCGCCGACGACATCTGGTCCGTATGA
- a CDS encoding carbohydrate ABC transporter permease — translation MTQVLDRPPVRELRASRGAGRRTVARLTLPTLLALTAIVTIVPFAAMVLVAFAPHSGRTFPDALNLSQVTLENFRHVLASSDIPRWTVNSLLYSLVSVVCVLLFASMAGYAFAKKKFPGREIMFWAFLATLMVPFQATLIPSYILVSNLNWVDSYWGLIVPTLANSQAVFLMRQFIAQLPDELFEAAEIDGAGEWRIFTMIVMPLIRPVLATLGIFVFLWHWNDFLWPLVIGQSAKMQTLTVGLATLQSQSPPINELMAGATITVVPSLLVFALLQRYLTDSITMSGLKA, via the coding sequence ATGACCCAGGTACTCGATCGACCGCCGGTCCGCGAGCTCCGCGCATCCCGGGGTGCCGGGCGCCGTACGGTCGCGCGCCTGACGTTGCCGACGCTGCTGGCGCTGACCGCGATCGTGACGATCGTGCCGTTCGCGGCGATGGTGCTGGTCGCGTTCGCGCCGCACAGCGGACGGACGTTCCCGGACGCGCTGAACCTGAGCCAGGTGACGCTGGAGAACTTCCGGCACGTGCTGGCCAGCTCGGACATCCCGCGCTGGACGGTCAACTCGCTGCTGTACTCGCTGGTGTCGGTCGTCTGCGTACTGCTGTTCGCGTCGATGGCCGGGTACGCGTTCGCGAAGAAGAAGTTCCCGGGGCGGGAGATCATGTTCTGGGCGTTCCTCGCGACGCTGATGGTGCCGTTCCAGGCGACGCTGATCCCGTCGTACATCCTGGTCTCGAACCTGAACTGGGTGGACAGCTACTGGGGCCTGATCGTGCCGACCTTGGCGAACTCACAGGCTGTCTTCCTGATGCGCCAGTTCATCGCCCAGCTCCCCGACGAACTGTTCGAGGCGGCCGAGATCGACGGTGCCGGCGAGTGGCGGATCTTCACGATGATCGTGATGCCGCTGATCCGCCCGGTGCTCGCGACCCTCGGCATCTTCGTCTTCCTCTGGCACTGGAACGACTTCCTCTGGCCGCTGGTGATCGGCCAGTCCGCCAAGATGCAGACCCTGACCGTCGGCCTCGCCACCCTCCAGTCCCAATCCCCACCGATCAACGAACTGATGGCCGGCGCCACCATCACCGTAGTCCCCAGCCTCCTCGTCTTCGCCCTCCTCCAACGCTACCTAACCGACAGCATCACCATGTCGGGCCTGAAGGCCTGA